In Gemmatimonadales bacterium, the genomic stretch CATCGGGAACACCGTGGCCGCGAACCCGCTCGCAGGCGCGTGCGCGCGATCCTCCAGCGCCAGGACCGTCGCCCCGTCGCGGATGAAGCGACGCAGCGGCCCGGCATACCCTGCCCGCAGCAGCTTGGACGGAACGACCATCGCCACGACTCCGCCTGGGCGGACCAGGCCGAGCGCGCGCTCCACGAATGCCACGGAGAGGTCCGGGAGATGCGCGAACCCCCGGCCGGACTGGCTGGTGGGCCGGAAGCTCTGGTACTGCCGCGCCAGTGCCTCGCGCGCCGTGGCGGGGAGACGCTCGCCGCGGATCCACGGCGGGTTGCCGACGACGAGGTCGAATCCACCGTCGGCCATGATCGGTCCGAAGTGGACGTCGTACGAGAAGAAGGGGAGGGCGTCGTCTTCCGCGATGCGGCGCCGCGCGATCGTCAGCTCGCGACGCTGGCTCCGCCAGAGCGCCACCCGGCGGGCAGTGGTGGGAGCGCGCTTGGCGCGGGCGCCGAAGAGATCGCGACCGGACGTGGCCGCCGCGTCGGCGAGGTGCGCGGTCAGCGACGTGAGGGCCGCATCCGCGCTGGCCGCAGCCAGCGCGCGCTCCTCATCGCGGATGGCGCGAGCGAGCGCGGCCTTGTCGCGGCCGGTGGAAGTGAAGTACGCCGCGCGCTGCTCGGCCACTCGCTGGAGCCGCTGTGCCGCTTGTGGCACGTACGCGCCCCGCGCGAGATCGAGCGGCGAGAGCAGGCTGTCGCCTTGCCGCAGGTTCTGGTCGAGGTTGGGGAGGGGTGCCACGTCCTGCCAGGTGGCCGCATCGTCCACCACCAGCGCGAGCCAGAGCCTCAGCTCGGCGAGGCGCACGGCCATCGGGTCGAGGTCCACGCCGAACAGGTTGTCGCGCACGATGGCCCGCCGGCGCGCGGCGGGCGACTCCTCAGGCAGAAGCGTGGCGCGCAATTGCTCCAGCTGCGCCATCGCCTCGAGGAGGAATGCGCCCGATCCTACGGCGGGGTCGAGGATGCGAAGCGTTCCGACTGCTGATGGCGGACGGCCTTTCAGCGCCGCGGCCAGAGCCCGCCGCACCGTGACCCGCAAGAAGTCGCGGGGTGTGAAATAGGTGCCCGAGCTCCTGCGGCGGTCGCGGGCCATGAGACCTTCGAAGACTCGCCCCAGCATCTCGGGGTCCACGGCGTCCTGCTCGTCGCGTTCCGTGACCGTGAAGTGGAACCTCTCGAAGAGGTCGTCGAACAGCTGGCGCCATGTTTCGTTAGGCAGGCACGCGCGAGGGAAACGGCGCTCGAGCGCGTGCCGCTCGAAGAGGCCGCCATTGAGGAACGGCACGTCGCCGAGGGCCCGCGCGGCGCCCGTCCGCGAGCCAAGGGGCGCGTTGAGCGCGCCGAAACAGAGCGGCTCGAACACTTGGTGATGGAACGGGTGGCCCCGGCCGAGCGCTGTGTCGAGAAGCGACGGTAGGAAGTCGCCGCGGCCCGCGAGCCACCCTTTGGCTTGAACGAAGTAGAGGAACAACACCCGAGTGAGCACGATGAGCGCGAGATCGCGCCGCTCCGACGACGACGCGCGCGGCATCTGTTGGAACTGTTGCGCGGCCCTGGCGTGGAGCCGAGCGAACTCGCGAAAAAAGCGACTGGTAAGGCCTTCCTCGGTCAGGATCTCCGCGGCGCGGACGGCCAGCGCGAGCGCCGTGTCCTTGGGCCGCGGAGCGAGTCCGGAGAGTATCTCGGCCGCGACCGGACTCGGCTTCTCGAGCGCGATGCGCAGTTGGCGCGCGT encodes the following:
- a CDS encoding N-6 DNA methylase, which encodes MAVTPQLLSRLRTLDDLHELVAALGYSPCSEELNPVARERLGLGGSGLGTRRAAIVGRHGPFLIYGAVLESATRSRVAQAMERLGRATPGERNILIALDAPATTLAVSALAPRNGGFHARQLRIALEKPSPVAAEILSGLAPRPKDTALALAVRAAEILTEEGLTSRFFREFARLHARAAQQFQQMPRASSSERRDLALIVLTRVLFLYFVQAKGWLAGRGDFLPSLLDTALGRGHPFHHQVFEPLCFGALNAPLGSRTGAARALGDVPFLNGGLFERHALERRFPRACLPNETWRQLFDDLFERFHFTVTERDEQDAVDPEMLGRVFEGLMARDRRRSSGTYFTPRDFLRVTVRRALAAALKGRPPSAVGTLRILDPAVGSGAFLLEAMAQLEQLRATLLPEESPAARRRAIVRDNLFGVDLDPMAVRLAELRLWLALVVDDAATWQDVAPLPNLDQNLRQGDSLLSPLDLARGAYVPQAAQRLQRVAEQRAAYFTSTGRDKAALARAIRDEERALAAASADAALTSLTAHLADAAATSGRDLFGARAKRAPTTARRVALWRSQRRELTIARRRIAEDDALPFFSYDVHFGPIMADGGFDLVVGNPPWIRGERLPATAREALARQYQSFRPTSQSGRGFAHLPDLSVAFVERALGLVRPGGVVAMVVPSKLLRAGYAGPLRRFIRDGATVLALEDRAHAPASGFAATVFPMICLLRRSTPGPDDLADVQVVGASGRCIGGVAAQRDLSLDAAPSRAPWLALPGDVMQAFRAVLRSGPHLASRFRPQLGVKTGANEVFVREVARADELPEHHRVPAILGRDVSPFAAAPSCVLLAALDARGVPLARVHDHVSAYLAPFRVPLARRADARGAPPWALFRTDLLRASWLVIWRDIAGTLEAAPIARGMPDAPVPLNTCYGVAVPDEYTACWLAAHLNSRPVRSVALVLAERASGGAFRFNASTVGALPLPTHPDTPAVRALARIGRDAARGGGWDPDELDTHAVQALGLDDDTASFLRHLGDTLRRDPGRDR